From Chloroflexota bacterium:
CGAGATACTAAGATGGGCAAGGACCCGCATGGGACTCAGGCCGGAGCAAGTAGAATCTTTGGCGGCTATAGCTGCTGAGCGGATAATGGATTGGGAACACGCGAGAGCAGTTCCGGCGTTATCCGACCTCCAGAACATAGCTGAAGTGTACGATTGCCCGGTAGGTTATTTCTTCTTGGATTCACCTCCTGAAGAGAAGCAAATACTGGATTTCAGAGGCCTGACGGTTGAGAAAATCGAGGTTCTGAGTTATGAGACCCATGTGCATTTGAGCGAATTTCTCAGACTTACAGATTACCTGGCCTCGTTAGTAGAAAATCTTGACCTACCACATGAAGTCGACATCGAGACGGTCGATATAAACGAGCCTGTGGAATCGGTCGCGGGAAGAGAACGAGAGCGATTTGGTTTCACACCAGAGACAAGAGAACGGTGGGCGACGGCAAATGAGGCCTTTGATTTCTGGAGAAAAGCAATTGAATTGAGAGGAGCATTCGTTATAGCTCTGAAACTAAAGGCGAACGAGGTGAGGGGAGCCTCCAGATGGGATTCACCACGCGCCCCGGCACTTCTTGTGAACCGCATGGACATGGAAGCTGCTACAGGTCGGACCTTCACCCTTTTACATGAATGGGCACACTTACTAATCAAATACCCAGGATTAGTGTGTGATTTTCGTGGTCAGGCAAAAGGTGCAAACGTTGAACGCTTTGCCAACCAGTTTGCAGCTGAAATTCTGGTGCCCAAAAAGGAATTTGAGCTTTATCTCAAAAGCCGGAACCTCTATGAAAAGCGTCCCCGTTGGGGAGACGCTCTTTTAGATGAAATTAGGCAAGTCTTTAAAGTTAGCCGTGACGTCATTGCCATTTCACTGGAAGAAATGGAACTTGCTCGTAAAGGTTTTTACCGTGATAAACGTGCTTCTTGGGATTTACGTAAGCCGTTCTTCAGCGGTTTTTCAGGTGGAAAGGGGAGAAGAACAAAAGCTGAACGTAGGTTGTTGGAGATCGGCCGTCCAGTTGCAAACCTCATATCAGTAGCCTATGAGCATGGAGCAATCTCTAAATTGGATTTAGCCGAAATCCTTGGCATGAAGGTGGAGCAAGCTGAAAGGTTCGTATCGTGGGTGCGAGAAAATCCCAGAAGCCGCGAGGCAACATAATTCTTCCACAAAACATTTTTTGTTGTGATTCAGCAGCATTAATCGACCTGCGAGACGCAGACTTGCTACGTAAGATGAAGGATTTGGTGAAAAGTGGGAGACTGAAAATTCCTGAAGGGGTTTATAGGGAATTACGCCAGAAGACAGATAAGCTGGCGAATGTGGTTGAGCAGTGGGAAAAGAAATACCACTTTGTTGTCAACTTAGATTACAGGGCGCTAGAACTACTGCCAGACATAGAGCGAAAATACGGGCCACAATTCAACATCGGTGGTAAGAATTATCCAGGATTCTGGAAAAGCCCGAGCGGCAGAAAATCTGTAGATGCTCAGGTTATGGCTTTGGCAAAAACTCGTGGGTGGATAGTTGTATCGAATGATAATTCGATCCACGGGGCATGCATGCTTGAGGATATAGCATGTCGCAGATGGGAAGAAATCGGTAGATTATTATTAGGGCCAGAGCAACCTCACCTGCCAGGATTGGAACCACTTCATAACTGAACATCCTCAGGCAGCAGTAAGAAGGGCTTGGCCCACCAACCGGTGTACTCCTGGCCGATCACGTACTATGACGCTAGGGGTGTGTATCAGGTCCCATACCTGACAGCCACAAGAAATCCAGAAGGTATGTACGGTGGATTCCGTGTCAAGCACGGAATCCGCACGAAACCTGCTGGAAGCGACAATGCCTCATATTGCAGCTAACTAATGGAAGTAAGTACTCATCTCCTTTACTAGATCAGTTTTTGGTGCTTCAACGAAGCTCCAGTCACCGTAGCAAGTCCTTGGCTGTCAATCCTCTCAAGCCTGGGGTGGGGCTTCTTACTTAGGGGGGCTAAGCAATCCGGAAGTTCGGAGGGAAGACCCCACCCCAGACAATTTCCCCAATCTTCCGCC
This genomic window contains:
- a CDS encoding PIN domain-containing protein, with amino-acid sequence MKDLVKSGRLKIPEGVYRELRQKTDKLANVVEQWEKKYHFVVNLDYRALELLPDIERKYGPQFNIGGKNYPGFWKSPSGRKSVDAQVMALAKTRGWIVVSNDNSIHGACMLEDIACRRWEEIGRLLLGPEQPHLPGLEPLHN
- a CDS encoding ImmA/IrrE family metallo-endopeptidase, producing MEIEFNMAINTHVQLPEKWANPEILRWARTRMGLRPEQVESLAAIAAERIMDWEHARAVPALSDLQNIAEVYDCPVGYFFLDSPPEEKQILDFRGLTVEKIEVLSYETHVHLSEFLRLTDYLASLVENLDLPHEVDIETVDINEPVESVAGRERERFGFTPETRERWATANEAFDFWRKAIELRGAFVIALKLKANEVRGASRWDSPRAPALLVNRMDMEAATGRTFTLLHEWAHLLIKYPGLVCDFRGQAKGANVERFANQFAAEILVPKKEFELYLKSRNLYEKRPRWGDALLDEIRQVFKVSRDVIAISLEEMELARKGFYRDKRASWDLRKPFFSGFSGGKGRRTKAERRLLEIGRPVANLISVAYEHGAISKLDLAEILGMKVEQAERFVSWVRENPRSREAT